In Candidatus Nealsonbacteria bacterium, the sequence TGGAAATCTCAAAAAAACATCTTTCATTTTTAGGTATAAAGAATTCTTTGAAACAAAAGAAAGTAAAACTATTTTTTGGAGATGGAGTGAGTTTTGTTAAAAAATTCAAAGACTTTTTTGATGTAATAATTGTTGACTCTACAGATCCGGCAGGTCCTTCTCTTCCTTTATTTCAAAAAAGATTTTATCAGAATAGCTTTTTGGCTTTAAAAAAAGAAGGAATTCTTATTACCCAAAGTGGAAATTTTTTAGACCAACTTTCAGAAATCAAGACCGTGATTAAAAATCTAACCCCTTCTTTTCCTTATGTAAAAGTGCATAGAATATTTACTCCTGATTATCAGGGTTCGGATTTTAGTTTCACTTTAGCTTCTAAAAAGATAAACCTGGAAGGTTTTAATATTAAAAAGATAGAAAAGAGATATAAAAAAATTAAGGGTTTAAAATATTACTCTCCTAAAATACATTTAGCTTCAGGAATTCTACCTAAATTTTATAAAGAAAAACTGGAATGATATGGAAAAATTTTTGAGAAAGCTTTACAAAAAATTTTTAATTTTTGACCAAAATTATTATTTTCGGGATGTTAAAACCTGGTTTGGGGTAGGGGAACTTAAATTAACTAAAAAAATTCTTAAAAAATTTTATGAAAATTATCAAAAAGTTTCCTTTTTGGAATTTTTAAGTGATGTTAAAGACATAATTTATTCTAAAAATGTTTTTGACTTCATTATTAAAAATGCAGAGGATGATTGGGACCTTTGGTGTTATTTGAAATTTTTAGAGAAAGAAAAGATAGTTAAGGTTAAAAAAAATGGTAAAGTTTCAGTTTTTAAAAAAGATATCTTTAAGATAATACCTCGGCCCCAAAGCGAAAAGGAAATAAAAAGAAAAATTGAAAGAAAATTAAAAACAAAGATTAAAGAAAAAAAACCGGTCACCTCTTTATTTAAAAAATTTCAATTCTTTAAGATAAAAGCTGAATGGGACCAGATGCCAATTTCTCAATCCTCAGCCATTTTCCTTGTTAAAAAAATATTAGAGAGACTACCCTTAAAAGGTAAGTTTTTATTTGTTGGAGACGATGATTTTATTTCAATACTTTTAAGTTTAGCTGAGCCTAAAATAGAATCTCTTGTTATTGATGCAGACAAAGAGCTGCTTTCCTGTATTGATGAGCTTTCTTTAAAATTTAATTTGAAAA encodes:
- the speE gene encoding polyamine aminopropyltransferase, which produces MKKWFFEKGLPNIVQDSKIGWKLKKRIYSGKSKYQKIEILDTFALGRIFVLDGIVQLSEKYEFIYHEMISHLPLFYHPNPERILIIGGGDGGVLREVLKHSLKEIFWVELDSEVVEISKKHLSFLGIKNSLKQKKVKLFFGDGVSFVKKFKDFFDVIIVDSTDPAGPSLPLFQKRFYQNSFLALKKEGILITQSGNFLDQLSEIKTVIKNLTPSFPYVKVHRIFTPDYQGSDFSFTLASKKINLEGFNIKKIEKRYKKIKGLKYYSPKIHLASGILPKFYKEKLE
- a CDS encoding bis-aminopropyl spermidine synthase family protein, with the protein product MEKFLRKLYKKFLIFDQNYYFRDVKTWFGVGELKLTKKILKKFYENYQKVSFLEFLSDVKDIIYSKNVFDFIIKNAEDDWDLWCYLKFLEKEKIVKVKKNGKVSVFKKDIFKIIPRPQSEKEIKRKIERKLKTKIKEKKPVTSLFKKFQFFKIKAEWDQMPISQSSAIFLVKKILERLPLKGKFLFVGDDDFISILLSLAEPKIESLVIDADKELLSCIDELSLKFNLKIETKKFDVRKQELLGEKFIGFLTNPIYTEAGVKAFVKFGKNQLNKDGGIGFLELGGGDIGNRFLFLQDFFTKNNLIIEELIVNKIYYPYVMLHKEDKEITKRLSLMIDKKIIKKSPKLGAALYIFEYLPFKPKRVKFKKPIYAYI